One segment of Castanea sativa cultivar Marrone di Chiusa Pesio chromosome 3, ASM4071231v1 DNA contains the following:
- the LOC142628811 gene encoding uncharacterized protein LOC142628811: protein MVVTYKVWAEKLPFTLWGFGTSIRASTGATPYSLAYESEVILHIEVEIQSLRVQVETKVLKEDWMKERYEQLALIDKKRASAQHNAQGHQKRIARAFNKKVKPRSLKEGDLVLKVLRDETFDPRGKMKPRWLRPFIIKKIMSEGATRITNLDGKEMLRPINMDKLQRYNI from the coding sequence ATGGTAGTGACATACAAGGTTTGGGCTGAAAAACTCCCATTCACCCTATGGGGATTCGGAACTTCTATTCGGGCATCAACTGGGGCAACCCCTTACTCTTTGGCCTATGAAAGTGAGGTGATCCTTCACATCGAGGTAGAGATACAATCTTTAAGAGTGCAAGTGGAAACCAAGGTCCTAAAGGAAGATTGGATGAAAGAAAGATATGAGCAATTGGCTTTGATAGACAAGAAGAGAGCTAGTGCACAACACAATGCACAAGGGCACCAAAAGAGGATTGCTAGAGCAttcaacaaaaaagtaaaacctAGAAGCCTTAAAGAAGGGGATTTGGTCCTAAAAGTGCTTAGAGATGAAACTTTTGATCCAAGAGGGAAGATGAAGCCAAGGTGGTTGAGACCCTTTATTATCAAGAAAATCATGTCAGAAGGTGCTACAAGAATTACAAACTTGGATGGAAAAGAGATGCTTCGCCCAATCAACATGGATAAACTCCAAAgatataacatttaa